The sequence CGGAAATTCCCAAGCTAGTTTTGCAAGTATATCAAGCTGCTTAACTGTAACTTGATAATCATCGCGTAAAGAAACGTGAGAAGCATTCATTAACCGGCCAAAAGTTTGTAAATCTCCTGACTTTAACGAGTCCGCAGCCCTCAAAGCCCTAAAATTTTCACTCACTGCATGACGTGCCCGGCGTAAATTTATATTATTATTCACTAAATATGAATATTCGTCTAAATCGTTAATGCTCAAATCACACAAACAAGAAATATTTTTGACGGATCTAATATCAGATAAGGCCTCTTCACACTGTTGACGGCGTAAATTATACTCGGAACTCACTAGAGAGTGCGGCACGTTTGAATTTGTGATGATAATTTTGCAGTCTCCGAGATTTAACGGCGCGTAAGAATATTCAAGTGTCGAACAATTTAATAATACGGCGTGATTTTTCCTGCCCATGCTGACAGCGAACTGATCCATTATGCCGCAATTCATGCCGACAAATTTATTTTCTGATTCTTGTGAGAGTAAAGCAGCCTTTACCCCGTCGATATTCAGCGAAAATATTTCACTGAAAATTTTTGTAGTGAGTACTTCAATAGCCGCCGATGATGACAGCCCTGCACCGTCTGGAAGATTACCAGCGAATAAAATATCAAGCCCGGAGTCAAATTTATAGCCGTGTTTCATGAGAGTTGCAGCGACTCCAACGGGATAATTTACCCATGTGCGAGTTGCTAATTTTTGCGAGATATTATTAAATGCGATCTCAAACGGTGAGTCTTCCGGCTTGTCGAAATTCATAGAGAATAAGCGCAATTTATTATAAGAATTCTTACAAGCAAGAGCATATATCCCGAATTCTATAGCGCAAGGAAATACAAAGCCGCCTTCATGGTCAGTGTGTTCGCCGATTAAGTTGACCCGGCCGGGCGAAAAAAATGCGTCAGGTTTTGAATCATTTGCGAAAATTTTTGTAAAGCTCTCTAACATTTTATTAATCATGAAAATTTCTCCCGTTATTTATTAATATTTATGAATTCAAGCGATAGATTTCTCGACGATGGCCGATCTTAGTAATAAGAATAATTAATTTATTATCGCGAATATCAGCAATTATTCTATAATTACCCGTCTCATAACGCCAATAGCCTTTGAGTTTGCCTGTTAATGCTTTGCCGTATTTTCTGGGATTCTCGCAGCCCTCAAGATTATCATTAATCCATTTTCTAATGCGCCGAGAAACTTGCGGGTCCATTTTATCAAGTAATTTTCTGGCTTTATCCGTTAATTCTACAGTATATCGCATTTCGCATTAATAATTTATTCGCTTTCTACTGGGACTGCAACTAGCCTATAAGTTACCGGGTTTGCTTCATATTCTGCCCATGCTTCATCGGCTTGTTTTGCTAAATCAATCTCATCTAGCAAGCATTCTTTTGCTGCTTCTCCGACAGTTTGCCCGATTCTTGCCGCAAATTCTTCTACTATTTTCCTTTCTTCTTCGTTTAATTCAAATGAGTAAATCATAAATAAATCACTCCTATATAAATATAAAATTTTTATGAATTCAAGCGATAAATTTCTTTGCGATGCCCGACATCAGTAACAAGAATTATAATTTTATCGTCCTGAATATCAGCAATTATTCTATAATCACCCGTTTTATAACGCCAATTTCCTGCAAAATTCCCCGTTAATGCTTTGCCGTATTGCCGCGGGTTCTCGCAGCCCTCAAGAAATTTATTTATCCAAATTATATATTTTATCTCGTATCTGCGAGTCCATTTTGTTAAGAGTTTTTCTAGCCTGCTTAGTATAGTCAACGTGATATTTCATTTAATAAGTCCCAGACTCCTGCCTACTTCTTCATGCGTGTAAGTTACCGGGTCTTTCTCGAATTCTGCCCACGCCTTAGCAGCCTGCCTTGAGTCTACAATGTCTTCAAGTAAGAATTCTTTTGCTAGTTCAGATACAGACTGCCCTACTTCTTTAGCAAAATCTTCCGCAAATTTTGTCTCATCATCATTTAACTCAAATGAGTAAATCATAAATAAATCGCGCTCCCTTATAAATATAAAAATTTTATTCACGAAATAATTATACAGATAAAATAAAAATATTGCGCTCGAAAATTGAATAATAATAAAAATTTTTTGCCTTATAAATCATTGCTATGACTAGAAAATTTTGATATTCTTGTAGCTGTAAATGTAGCTGTAAAATTGCCCTGAACTTGTGAAAAATTTATCTCGTAAATGCACACTCAAGTAAATATATCATGCATAAAAATTTGTAGCTGTAAATATAAACTCATGAAAAAATTTATTGCCTGCTCTCTCACTCTTTTGTAGCTGTAAAATTATTGCACTCGCATTATAACACTCACAAAAAAAATTCCCCCCGGCAATTACCAGAGGGACAAATAAATTTTATTATTTCCTGCGATATTTCGTCAAATCTATTGCGACGGCGACCGCGATAATTACACCTTTTATAACTTGCTGCCACATTGGCGAGACATTGATAAACTGCAATCCGTATTGAATTATCGTGAAAATCAACACGCCCATTATAATACCGCCGACTCTGCCTATACCTCCATTGAGTGAGACCCCGCCGACAACACACGCCGCAATTGCGTCAAGTTCGTAGCCGTTCCCGTAATTGTTAGTAGCTCCGGCTGTTCTTGCTGCTTCGAGGACTCCGGCGATTCCGTATAAACACGACGCAAGAATAAATATTCCCATTATGTTGCGAAATACGTTAATACCTGCGACGACTGCCGCCTCACGATTCCCGCCGATCGCGTAAACATTTTTGCCGAACACTGTTTTATTTAGCACGAACCATATAATTACGCAAATTACTACAGCTATGGGAATAAGAATCGAAATTCCCGGGAAGTCCCTGCCCATTGAGAATAAACGCATTTGTCCTAACTGTGCAAAATCCGGCCTGATTCCTCCGATTGGCTGAGAGTTATTCGGGGGCATGTCGAAATAAAGCGAGCAGGCTCCATAAATAATAACTTGTACTGCCAAAGTCGCTATAAACGGGTGCATGTCATATTTTGCAACAAGAAAGCCGTTTAACGCTCCGAAAATCATACATGCAACTATTGCTATAACTATGGGCATCCATAATTGAACCTGCGGCAGGTCCGGGAAGAATCTATTTGCATATGTCGCAGTCTGTAACATTGAGGCCGAAATTACTGCAGCAAGTCCGACCATTCGCCCCGCGCTTAAGTCTGTACCTGCAATTAACAGCGTGAAACATATTCCCAGAGCCATAATTAATTTTGTTGATGACTGAGTCAATATATCAAGAGCGACTCGAATTTGCATGAATCTGGGCTGTAAGATACAAATTACTACAACTAAGACTAACATTGCGAGTAAAATCGCATTATTTGTGAGAAACTCCCCGAATGTCTGTCTATTGAGTTCGCTTGCTGATTCATTCTTGGCCATAAAGCCCTTTAACGCAAAACATACTCCGATTATAATTAAGAATATGGGCAAGTCGTAAATTTTGCGATTAAGTCCGAGCGGTGCTTTTAAGAAATATAATATTATTCCCAGCGCAAGGAAAACAATTCCCGCCGTTGTTATTAAACGCTTTGAACGCGATGTGTTCTCATTTTCTGCCATGATAAAAATTTCTCCATTCTTTAAGATTTAAGCAGCAGGGTTATTTTCTTTACGGCCCGCAAATTGTGTAGCAAGTGCCATAATTTTTTCCTGACTGTATTCGCCCTTGTTAAGGAATCCTGTTACTCTTCCTTCACACATTACCATGATTCTATCAGACATTCCCATTAACTCCGGCATTTCAGACGAGATCATTATAATAGAACGTCCCTGCGAAATCTGCTCAAGCATTATATTATAAATCTCGTATTTTGCTCCGACATCGATTCCGCGTGTAGGTTCGTCGAGTATTAATATATCCGAATTTGTAAGCAGCCACCGGGCAATTAAAACTTTCTGCTGATTTCCGCCGCTCAAATTCTGTATTAAAGTCTCAAGTGAAGGAGTCTTAACGTTCAATTTTTTGCACTCTTTATCGGCCTCGACTCTGCGCTTGTGATCGTTGAGAATTCCTAAACTTGCATATTTTCTCTGGTTAGCAATAACAGTATTCTCAAGTATCGGCAAGATTCCAAATATACCAGTCGCCCGCCTCTCTTCAGTGAGTAACGCAAGCCCTCTCGATTTCGCAAAACCGGGACTCTTTGAAGTATATTTTGCACCGTTTAAATATATTTCTCCTGATTGAATGCTCCTGAGCCCAAATAAGGCCTCTACAAATTCAGTTCGTTGAGCTCCGACAAGTCCGCCGATTCCTAAAATTTCCTGTTTATGTAATTCAAAGCTCACATCTTGGAATGATTTTCTTAGGGGCGAGCAGACATGTTCAACTTTTAATACTACTTCATCACTTGGCCGGCCTTCTCTGGGCGGGAACTGATTAGTCATTTCTCGTCCGACCATCTGCTTAATAATAAAATCGTTCGTCAATTTTTCGCCGGTTTCCTTATTGACTACTGGCCAAGTTCCGACATATTGACCGTCGCGCATAATTTTAACCTCGTCGGAAATTTCTAGAATCTCCTTCATCTTGTGCGAGATATAAATAAACGCGACTCCCTGCGCCCTGAGTCTATTAATAATCTTGAAAAGGTGATCTACTTCTCTATCTGATAATGAGCTTGTAGGCTCGTCAAGAATTATAATTTTTGCTTTCATGTCAACGGCTCTAGCTATTTCCATCATTTGGAGAATTGCCGCGCTTTGTTCTCCTGCCAGTGCTAAGGGGTCAACGTCAAGCTCTAAATCTTCAAATAGTGCCTTAGTCTTGTCGTACATTGCTTTGTGATCAACGACTCCGAGATGGCCGGGGAATCTTCCCAAGTAAACATTTTCCATGACGGATCTAAATCTAATCGGGTGTAATTCCTGATGTACCATAGCGATGCCCTTATCCATTGCTTGACGGGCTGAATGTATTTCTGCTTTCTGGCCGTCTAAGAAAATTTCTCCGCTGTTCGGCTCATAAATCCCGAATAGACATTTCATAAGAGTTGATTTGCCTGCTCCATTTTCGCCCATTAAAGCGTGAACAGTTCCCGCCCTTACGTTTAATTGAACGTTGTCAAGAGCCTTAACGCCCGGAAATATTTTCGTGATATTCTTCATTTCGAGTAAATACTCGCTCATTTTGTATCACCTCTTGTAACTTTCTGATATGGAATCCAGATATATTTATTGTCAGTAATTGCGTAACCTATTGAGCTTAAATCTTTATTTTCTGCGAGTGCTAGTGCGAGTTTCACGGCTGCGATTCCCTGATTGTCAGCGTCATTTAACACAGTGCCTAACATTTCGCCCTTGTTCATTGCTTCGAGTGCCGAGGCGTTTGCGTCAACTCCTACAACGGGAATATATAAAGCCGGGTCGCCCTTGTTGTAATTATTTGCTTTGAGGGCCTCAACTGCTCCCAGTGCCATTTCGTCATTATTCGCGATAATTGCCTCGATATTTTCAGCACCGATTGACATTATAAATGCGTTTGTTATAGTCATGGCCTGCAGTTTGTCCCAGTTAGCTATTGAGTTAGCAAGTTCTACAGTCTCAATTCCCGCTGAGTTAATCGCCTCGATTGAATATTTTGACCTCAAAATCATATCTTGATGACCGTTTTGACCGCGCAATAAAATATACTGTAATTTGCCGTCATGATTCTTATCTGATTCTGGGTGAGATTTAAAATATTCTGCTATTAACTGGCCTGATTGAGTGCCGGACTCTTCTGCCTTAGCTCCGATATAATATGCTTTGTCGTAAGTGCTTAAAATTTCGAGACTCGGCTCACGATTTATAAATACTACGGGAATATTTGCGGCCTTTGCTTTATCGACTATGACCTGCGATGACATTCTGTCGACTGGATTCACGATTAGGACATTGACTCCGTTTGTGATAAACTCATCGACTTGAGAATTTTGCGTATTCTGATCGTCTTGACCATCTGCAAAATCAATTTTTGCGCCTTCTTTCTGTGATTCCTCGGCCATTGCGTTACGAAATCTAAGCATGAAGGCATCATTAAATCTATATATACACGCGCCTATTTTCATTTCTTGAGCTTGTGAGCATGATACTAAGGCAAGAATTAATATTAATGCTAATAAAAAACTTTTACGCAAGGAAAATCACCTCTCTAACTTTGCTATAAAGAAATAAACCCCCGCGCTAATCAACGGGGGCGAAATCATAATATTTTATTTCATGAATTCTTTGTAGTTCTCGACTGTTACAGGACGATAGGGGATCCAAATATATTTGCCGTC comes from Synergistaceae bacterium and encodes:
- a CDS encoding galactokinase — encoded protein: MINKMLESFTKIFANDSKPDAFFSPGRVNLIGEHTDHEGGFVFPCAIEFGIYALACKNSYNKLRLFSMNFDKPEDSPFEIAFNNISQKLATRTWVNYPVGVAATLMKHGYKFDSGLDILFAGNLPDGAGLSSSAAIEVLTTKIFSEIFSLNIDGVKAALLSQESENKFVGMNCGIMDQFAVSMGRKNHAVLLNCSTLEYSYAPLNLGDCKIIITNSNVPHSLVSSEYNLRRQQCEEALSDIRSVKNISCLCDLSINDLDEYSYLVNNNINLRRARHAVSENFRALRAADSLKSGDLQTFGRLMNASHVSLRDDYQVTVKQLDILAKLAWEFPGVIGSRMTGGGFGGCTVSIIKSGSAKKFIEFIGSKYKELTGLDAAFYETSSTDGAGRINY
- a CDS encoding type II toxin-antitoxin system RelE/ParE family toxin produces the protein MRYTVELTDKARKLLDKMDPQVSRRIRKWINDNLEGCENPRKYGKALTGKLKGYWRYETGNYRIIADIRDNKLIILITKIGHRREIYRLNS
- the mglC gene encoding galactose/methyl galactoside ABC transporter permease MglC, which encodes MAENENTSRSKRLITTAGIVFLALGIILYFLKAPLGLNRKIYDLPIFLIIIGVCFALKGFMAKNESASELNRQTFGEFLTNNAILLAMLVLVVVICILQPRFMQIRVALDILTQSSTKLIMALGICFTLLIAGTDLSAGRMVGLAAVISASMLQTATYANRFFPDLPQVQLWMPIVIAIVACMIFGALNGFLVAKYDMHPFIATLAVQVIIYGACSLYFDMPPNNSQPIGGIRPDFAQLGQMRLFSMGRDFPGISILIPIAVVICVIIWFVLNKTVFGKNVYAIGGNREAAVVAGINVFRNIMGIFILASCLYGIAGVLEAARTAGATNNYGNGYELDAIAACVVGGVSLNGGIGRVGGIIMGVLIFTIIQYGLQFINVSPMWQQVIKGVIIAVAVAIDLTKYRRK
- a CDS encoding sugar ABC transporter ATP-binding protein; the encoded protein is MSEYLLEMKNITKIFPGVKALDNVQLNVRAGTVHALMGENGAGKSTLMKCLFGIYEPNSGEIFLDGQKAEIHSARQAMDKGIAMVHQELHPIRFRSVMENVYLGRFPGHLGVVDHKAMYDKTKALFEDLELDVDPLALAGEQSAAILQMMEIARAVDMKAKIIILDEPTSSLSDREVDHLFKIINRLRAQGVAFIYISHKMKEILEISDEVKIMRDGQYVGTWPVVNKETGEKLTNDFIIKQMVGREMTNQFPPREGRPSDEVVLKVEHVCSPLRKSFQDVSFELHKQEILGIGGLVGAQRTEFVEALFGLRSIQSGEIYLNGAKYTSKSPGFAKSRGLALLTEERRATGIFGILPILENTVIANQRKYASLGILNDHKRRVEADKECKKLNVKTPSLETLIQNLSGGNQQKVLIARWLLTNSDILILDEPTRGIDVGAKYEIYNIMLEQISQGRSIIMISSEMPELMGMSDRIMVMCEGRVTGFLNKGEYSQEKIMALATQFAGRKENNPAA
- a CDS encoding galactose ABC transporter substrate-binding protein, which produces MRKSFLLALILILALVSCSQAQEMKIGACIYRFNDAFMLRFRNAMAEESQKEGAKIDFADGQDDQNTQNSQVDEFITNGVNVLIVNPVDRMSSQVIVDKAKAANIPVVFINREPSLEILSTYDKAYYIGAKAEESGTQSGQLIAEYFKSHPESDKNHDGKLQYILLRGQNGHQDMILRSKYSIEAINSAGIETVELANSIANWDKLQAMTITNAFIMSIGAENIEAIIANNDEMALGAVEALKANNYNKGDPALYIPVVGVDANASALEAMNKGEMLGTVLNDADNQGIAAVKLALALAENKDLSSIGYAITDNKYIWIPYQKVTRGDTK